In Cryptomeria japonica chromosome 10, Sugi_1.0, whole genome shotgun sequence, a genomic segment contains:
- the LOC131072512 gene encoding transcription factor MYB1-like — MELDLRGARRAFFRTTIVIAYKHAYLDLINTGIASEIRMGRSPPSCSKHSAINRGAWTAKEDMILREYITNHGEGRWSSIPIKAGLSRSGKSCRLRWMNYLRPDIKRGNISADEEELIIRLHGLLGNRWSLISGRLHGRTDNEIKNYWNTKLSKKCLPQNQPPPSPNKKLNLTPPGDHHILKSAPVKAKAVRLSRCCNRYGGSSISHHQNLNSPPGAKNMKNSSILSEEKLLTENDSGFIDLGIQKSSAQLGFPSMQNIDQFSPPFMPNLVESPLLPSKHGTENESEESGNLLNFNQIQTVDIDFFSWPYYYLDNLRIEARPGDSLEQGMEGIYRSSLQYDWLEYDWVDELPIF, encoded by the exons ATGGAACTTGATTTGCGTGGAGCCAGGAGAGCTTTCTTTCGGACCACCATTGTTATAGCATATAAACATGCTTATCTTGATCTAATCAACACAGGAATTGCATCAGAAATTAGAATGGGTAGGTCTCCTCCTTCCTGTTCTAAACATTCTGCCATCAACCGTGGGGCCTGGACTGCCAAGGAAGACATGATTTTGAGAGAATATATCACAAATCATGGGGAGGGAAGATGGAGTTCTATACCCATTAAAGCAG GTCTGAGTCGAAGTGGAAAGAGTTGTAGATTGCGATGGATGAACTATCTTCGCCCAGACATTAAGCGTGGAAACATTTCTGCTGATGAAGAGGAACTCATTATTCGATTGCATGGTCTCCTTGGTAATAG ATGGTCTCTGATTTCAGGACGACTGCATGGTCGaacagacaatgaaataaagaACTACTGGAACACAAAACTAAGCAAGAAGTGCCTTCCACAAAACCAGCCTCCACCATCCCCCAACAAAAAATTGAATCTTACTCCTCCTGGAGATCATCATATCCTGAAATCTGCTCCTGTCAAAGCAAAGGCGGTTAGATTGTCAAGGTGCTGCAACAGATATGGAGGCAGTAGCATTTCACATCATCAAAACCTGAATTCCCCTCCTGGTGCCAAAAATATGAAGAATTCAAGTATATTATCTGAAGAGAAGCTGTTGACAGAGAATGACTCTGGTTTCATCGACCTTGGAATTCAGAAAAGTTCTGCTCAATTAGGATTTCCATCcatgcaaaatattgatcaattttctCCACCTTTCATGCCCAATTTAGTGGAGTCCCCATTGCTACCTTCTAAGCATGGTACAGAAAATGAATCTGAAGAATCAGGGAATTTATTGAATTTCAATCAAATCCAAACTGTGGACATTGATTTTTTCTCGTGGCCATACTATTATCTGGACAATCTCAGAATCGAAGCAAGACCGGGCGATAGCTTGGAACAAGGAATGGAGGGAATCTACAGAAGTTCTCTGCAGTATGATTGGTTAGAGTATGACTGGGTAGATGAATTACcaatattttaa